A window from Caulobacter sp. X encodes these proteins:
- a CDS encoding efflux RND transporter periplasmic adaptor subunit — protein MTSARSRTPVIAASAATLVLVAGAGGYGLARLTAQPMAAAPTNADARKPLYWYDPMVPGQHFDKPGKSPFMDMQLLPKYADEKGAEDGAVRIDAGAAQNLGLRTVQVREGRLPGGLSVPGTVEFNQRDVAVVQARAGGFVQKVNARAPGDVIAAGAPLADILVPDWGGAQAEYLAVRRSGDPALISAARQRLKLLGMSEGLVQAVERDGRPRTIITIPTPSGGVITRLDVRAGMTVAMGQTLAEINGVGRVWVTAAVPEALAGKLRSGQSAGVTFTAWPGERFDGRVQAILPQVQGDSRTVQARIELANPQGRLRPGLFATVTFAAADKSALLIPSEAVIRTGRRAVVMLASGNGRYQAVEVRTGEEAGGQTEILAGLNAGQSVVASGQFLVDSEASLSGLQVRPLPAQPAMSPMPSMAMPPTSKVAPTSPLLPSAEGRIEMIDKDGVTISHGPVPAIGWPAMTMTFSADARQLQGLKAGDQVTFAFEQTARGATVRRIAKMETAR, from the coding sequence ATGACCTCCGCCCGTTCCCGCACGCCGGTCATCGCGGCCAGCGCCGCCACGCTCGTCCTGGTCGCCGGCGCTGGCGGTTATGGCCTGGCGCGCTTGACCGCCCAGCCCATGGCTGCCGCGCCGACCAACGCCGACGCGCGCAAGCCGCTCTACTGGTACGACCCGATGGTCCCGGGCCAGCACTTCGACAAGCCTGGCAAGTCGCCGTTCATGGACATGCAGTTGCTCCCTAAATACGCCGACGAGAAGGGTGCGGAAGATGGCGCCGTTCGGATCGACGCCGGCGCCGCCCAGAACCTTGGCCTCCGCACGGTCCAGGTGCGCGAGGGCCGCTTGCCCGGCGGTCTTAGCGTTCCCGGGACCGTCGAATTCAATCAGCGCGATGTCGCCGTGGTGCAGGCGCGCGCGGGCGGCTTCGTCCAGAAGGTCAATGCCCGCGCGCCCGGCGACGTGATCGCCGCCGGCGCGCCATTGGCCGACATCCTGGTCCCGGACTGGGGCGGCGCTCAGGCCGAGTACTTGGCGGTGCGCCGATCGGGTGATCCCGCGCTGATCTCGGCCGCGCGTCAACGCCTGAAGCTGCTGGGCATGTCCGAAGGCCTGGTCCAGGCCGTCGAGCGCGATGGTCGCCCCAGAACCATCATCACCATCCCGACGCCGAGTGGCGGCGTCATCACGCGCCTGGACGTCCGCGCTGGCATGACGGTGGCCATGGGCCAGACCCTGGCCGAGATCAACGGCGTGGGCCGTGTGTGGGTGACAGCCGCCGTCCCCGAGGCCCTGGCCGGCAAGCTGCGATCGGGTCAATCGGCGGGCGTCACCTTCACCGCCTGGCCAGGAGAGCGGTTCGATGGCCGCGTTCAGGCGATCTTGCCTCAGGTCCAGGGCGACAGTCGCACGGTCCAGGCCCGCATTGAGCTGGCCAACCCACAGGGCCGCCTACGACCTGGCCTTTTCGCCACCGTCACCTTTGCCGCCGCCGACAAATCAGCCCTGCTCATCCCATCCGAGGCGGTGATCCGCACCGGCCGGCGGGCCGTCGTGATGCTGGCCAGCGGCAATGGCCGCTACCAGGCCGTCGAGGTGCGCACTGGCGAGGAAGCCGGCGGCCAAACCGAGATCCTGGCGGGCTTGAACGCCGGACAGTCCGTCGTCGCGTCGGGCCAGTTCCTGGTCGACTCCGAGGCCAGCCTTTCCGGTCTCCAGGTTCGCCCCCTGCCCGCGCAACCGGCGATGTCGCCAATGCCCAGCATGGCGATGCCCCCGACGTCCAAAGTCGCTCCGACGTCGCCCCTGCTTCCCAGCGCCGAGGGCCGCATCGAGATGATCGACAAGGACGGTGTGACCATCTCGCACGGCCCGGTCCCAGCCATAGGCTGGCCGGCCATGACCATGACCTTCAGCGCTGACGCCCGCCAACTGCAAGGCCTGAAGGCCGGCGATCAGGTCACCTTCGCCTTCGAGCAGACCGCGCGGGGCGCGACGGTGCGGCGCATCGCCAAGATGGAGACGGCCCGATGA
- the copC gene encoding copper homeostasis periplasmic binding protein CopC yields MKVRALLLTVMAVSALAAGQASAHAKLVSSNPAAAATVAAPKTITLTFNEKLAPAFSSFELAMADGMKVPVKTTVSKDRKSISGTPQGKLMPGGYKITWRAAAGEDGHRMDGVVAFTVK; encoded by the coding sequence ATGAAAGTTCGCGCTCTCCTCCTCACCGTCATGGCCGTCTCGGCCCTGGCCGCCGGCCAAGCCAGCGCTCACGCCAAGCTGGTGTCGTCGAACCCGGCCGCCGCCGCCACCGTCGCCGCGCCCAAGACCATCACCCTGACCTTCAACGAGAAGCTGGCTCCGGCCTTTTCGAGCTTCGAGCTGGCCATGGCCGACGGCATGAAGGTGCCGGTAAAGACCACCGTCTCCAAGGATCGCAAGTCGATCAGCGGCACGCCGCAGGGCAAGCTGATGCCGGGCGGCTACAAGATCACCTGGCGCGCCGCCGCCGGTGAAGATGGTCACCGCATGGACGGCGTCGTCGCCTTCACGGTGAAGTAA
- a CDS encoding cation transporter, with protein sequence MRIQSASLLADAVDFFEDAAVNLLIFIGLGWSIANRARLGRLLALIILAPALAFLWTLWRKLGAPVTPAADLLSLTGAGALAINLFCAFLLARHRHHAGSLAKAAFLSARNDTIANVAIIAAGGATALTRSPWPDIVVGLGIAAMNIDAAREVLAAAKGEKDTAGAQP encoded by the coding sequence ATGCGGATCCAGTCGGCCTCGCTGCTGGCCGACGCGGTCGACTTCTTCGAGGACGCCGCCGTCAATCTGCTGATCTTCATCGGTCTGGGCTGGTCGATCGCCAACCGCGCCCGGCTCGGGCGCCTGCTGGCGCTGATCATCCTGGCTCCGGCCCTGGCGTTTCTATGGACGCTGTGGCGCAAGCTCGGCGCGCCGGTCACGCCCGCCGCGGACCTGCTGTCGCTGACGGGAGCGGGCGCGCTGGCGATCAATCTCTTCTGCGCTTTCCTGTTGGCCCGCCATCGCCACCATGCCGGAAGCCTGGCCAAGGCCGCCTTCCTGTCGGCGCGCAATGACACCATCGCCAATGTGGCGATCATCGCCGCTGGCGGCGCGACAGCCCTCACGCGCTCGCCCTGGCCCGATATTGTCGTTGGCCTGGGCATCGCGGCGATGAACATCGATGCGGCGCGCGAAGTCCTGGCCGCGGCCAAGGGCGAGAAGGACACGGCCGGCGCCCAACCCTAG
- a CDS encoding RNA polymerase sigma factor: protein MTEGLGEAEDAVLARRAAAGDEPAFSQLMRRHKGTLHAFARRHVGDQEAARDVVQDSFVAAWKALDRYDPARPFSTWLRAIALNKCRDHGRRLVVRRLILGERSIDAPGTPDYADEGLDPEAQTERAQQLSRLEAAISRLPVQLKEPLILTYLEGYSQQEAADLLGVSAKTIETRAYRARKRLAEWIAPG from the coding sequence GTGACCGAAGGGCTCGGCGAAGCGGAGGACGCCGTCCTCGCGCGGCGGGCCGCGGCTGGCGACGAGCCGGCATTCAGCCAGCTGATGCGCCGCCACAAAGGAACGTTGCACGCCTTTGCCCGCCGTCACGTCGGCGACCAGGAAGCCGCACGCGATGTCGTTCAGGACAGTTTCGTGGCCGCCTGGAAGGCGCTCGACCGCTACGATCCGGCTCGGCCGTTTTCGACCTGGCTGCGGGCCATCGCCCTCAACAAATGCCGCGACCATGGCCGCCGCCTGGTCGTGCGCCGCTTGATCCTGGGCGAACGCTCGATCGATGCGCCCGGTACGCCCGACTATGCCGACGAGGGGCTGGATCCCGAGGCACAAACCGAACGCGCCCAGCAACTGTCGCGGCTGGAAGCGGCGATTTCCCGCCTGCCGGTTCAGCTCAAGGAGCCGCTGATCCTGACCTATCTGGAAGGCTACTCCCAACAGGAAGCCGCCGACCTCCTGGGCGTCAGCGCCAAGACCATCGAGACCCGGGCCTATCGGGCGCGCAAGCGCCTGGCCGAATGGATTGCGCCGGGCTGA
- a CDS encoding copper-binding protein, giving the protein MKRMMSLLAFAALAASVQPAGAQMAGMSDQHAGHGDHAMPAAAPVEATGVIRAIDAKAASVTLAHEAIPALKWPAMTMAFKVSDPALLKGMAVGTKVRFQLQGKTIVGLKAL; this is encoded by the coding sequence ATGAAACGCATGATGTCCTTGCTCGCCTTCGCCGCCCTGGCCGCGAGCGTGCAACCCGCCGGCGCCCAGATGGCCGGCATGAGCGACCAGCATGCCGGTCACGGCGACCACGCCATGCCGGCCGCCGCGCCGGTCGAAGCCACCGGCGTGATCCGCGCCATCGACGCCAAGGCCGCCAGCGTCACTCTGGCCCACGAAGCCATCCCAGCGCTGAAGTGGCCGGCCATGACCATGGCCTTCAAGGTCTCCGACCCGGCCCTGCTCAAGGGGATGGCTGTCGGGACCAAGGTCCGCTTCCAGCTGCAGGGCAAGACCATCGTCGGCCTGAAGGCGCTCTAG
- a CDS encoding copper resistance system multicopper oxidase, with amino-acid sequence MLRSDAALDRRRLLQGLCLLGGGAALSGLLPSWAKAAEAGRSPPALSGSEIKLTIGHTPFRVDGVEGHAVTINGTVPGPLIRLKEGQRVKLSVQNTLDEETSIHWHGLLVPFEMDGVPGVSFPGIKPGETFTYEFTVKQSGTYWYHSHSGLQEQMGHYGPIIIDPAGEDPITFDREHVVVLSDHSRLHPHTIFKKMKQQSGAFNYQRQTVAGLLAGRDQTFAERREWAKMLMDPTDISDVTAAAYTFLINGHGPKDNWTALFSPGERVRLRFINAAAQSVFNVRIPGLRMTVVAADGLPVRPVEIDEFQIGNAETYDVIVQPREDKAFTIVSESVDRSGLGRATLAPRLGMSAEVPPLRSRPLANMRDMGMDMGSMDMGGMKMDGMDMGGKAMPGMDMSGMDHAAMGHGAMPAVKPAPGMAAPRVRGSDAMGDMSGMGGMDMSMRNPLNAPGVKLGPGVQTISPMPADRTGEPGQGLESVGHRVLVYQDLVALEPNPDTRAPSRSMEIHLTGNMERFMWGFDGRKFSEGPPPYTFRNGERVRVTLVNDTMMAHPIHLHGHFFELTFGPRGYLPRKHTVIVLPGGKVSFDFTAETGDWAFHCHMLYHMHAGMFQVFSVRDAQGEAAR; translated from the coding sequence ATGCTTCGATCCGATGCGGCTCTAGACCGCCGTCGCTTACTTCAGGGCCTGTGCCTGCTGGGCGGCGGGGCCGCGCTTTCCGGGCTGCTGCCCAGCTGGGCTAAGGCGGCTGAAGCCGGTCGCTCGCCCCCCGCGCTCTCGGGTTCGGAAATCAAGCTGACGATCGGCCACACGCCGTTCCGGGTGGATGGCGTCGAAGGCCATGCCGTCACCATCAACGGCACCGTGCCCGGCCCGCTGATCCGTCTGAAGGAGGGCCAGCGCGTCAAGCTTTCGGTGCAGAACACCCTGGACGAGGAGACCTCGATCCACTGGCACGGCCTGCTGGTGCCTTTCGAGATGGACGGCGTGCCTGGCGTGAGCTTCCCGGGCATCAAGCCGGGCGAGACCTTCACCTACGAGTTCACGGTCAAGCAGTCGGGCACCTACTGGTATCACAGTCACTCGGGTCTGCAGGAACAGATGGGTCACTATGGGCCGATCATCATTGATCCGGCCGGCGAGGATCCGATCACCTTCGATCGCGAGCACGTGGTGGTGCTGTCCGATCACAGCCGCCTGCACCCCCACACCATCTTCAAGAAGATGAAGCAGCAGAGTGGGGCCTTCAACTATCAGCGCCAGACCGTGGCGGGCCTGCTAGCCGGCCGCGACCAGACCTTCGCCGAGCGGAGGGAGTGGGCCAAGATGCTGATGGACCCCACCGACATCTCCGACGTCACCGCCGCGGCCTACACCTTCCTGATCAACGGCCACGGCCCCAAGGACAACTGGACGGCCCTGTTCTCGCCCGGCGAGCGCGTGCGGCTGCGGTTCATCAACGCCGCGGCCCAGTCGGTCTTCAACGTTCGCATCCCGGGCCTGCGCATGACCGTGGTGGCCGCCGATGGCCTGCCGGTGCGACCGGTCGAGATCGATGAGTTCCAGATCGGCAACGCCGAGACCTACGACGTCATCGTTCAGCCGCGCGAGGACAAGGCCTTCACCATCGTCTCGGAGTCGGTCGACCGTTCGGGCCTGGGGCGCGCCACCCTGGCGCCGCGCCTGGGCATGAGCGCCGAGGTTCCGCCGCTGCGGAGCCGTCCATTGGCCAACATGCGCGACATGGGCATGGACATGGGGTCCATGGACATGGGCGGCATGAAGATGGACGGCATGGACATGGGCGGCAAGGCGATGCCGGGCATGGACATGAGCGGCATGGATCACGCGGCCATGGGCCACGGCGCCATGCCGGCGGTCAAGCCCGCGCCGGGCATGGCGGCGCCGCGCGTGCGCGGCTCCGACGCGATGGGCGACATGTCGGGCATGGGCGGCATGGACATGTCGATGCGCAACCCGCTGAACGCGCCGGGGGTCAAGCTCGGCCCCGGCGTGCAGACGATCTCGCCGATGCCGGCCGATCGCACCGGTGAGCCGGGCCAGGGCCTGGAAAGCGTCGGGCACCGGGTGCTGGTCTATCAGGACCTTGTCGCCCTGGAGCCCAACCCTGACACCCGCGCGCCCAGCCGATCGATGGAAATCCACCTGACCGGCAACATGGAACGGTTCATGTGGGGTTTCGACGGGCGCAAGTTCAGCGAAGGGCCGCCGCCCTACACCTTCCGCAACGGCGAGCGCGTGCGCGTCACCCTGGTGAACGACACCATGATGGCCCACCCCATTCACCTGCACGGTCACTTCTTCGAGCTGACCTTCGGGCCACGCGGCTACCTGCCGCGCAAGCACACCGTGATCGTCCTGCCGGGCGGCAAGGTCAGCTTCGACTTCACCGCCGAAACCGGTGACTGGGCCTTCCACTGCCACATGCTCTACCACATGCACGCCGGGATGTTTCAGGTCTTCAGCGTGCGCGACGCCCAAGGGGAGGCCGCGCGATGA
- a CDS encoding acyltransferase, whose translation MYPTDIRPLTSLRICAALWVLVYHFRDHLTLGLDRYGLIAKGYLGVDLFFILSGFILSHVYTRAVAEKRFKYGSFLWARLARVYPVHLVTLAATLAIWMLAVKLGATFDPVAFDLRSLPQHLLLIHAWGTTPTVQWNFPSWSISAEWFAYLGFPLAAMASLALRARPRLLVGLALLLFAAMFLSAKRHGVLFTDMTAQIGAIRIIPSFLMGAALHRLGSSVTLPAGWAGPGALIATAWIVVAATLRLSDLYIWPALALVIFCLAETAKQGRAGLMTAPAMVYLGEVSYAVYMTHLPVDIAYFHALVRVAPNLSGIGAFVGWLGVFVVCLAVSVAAYHLVERPARDWLRAHDPFARRPLPEPRREPLI comes from the coding sequence ATGTATCCAACGGACATCCGTCCGCTCACGTCGCTACGGATCTGCGCGGCGCTCTGGGTGCTCGTCTATCATTTTCGCGATCACCTGACGCTGGGCCTGGATCGCTACGGCCTGATCGCCAAGGGCTATTTGGGCGTCGATCTCTTCTTCATCCTCTCGGGCTTCATCCTCAGCCACGTCTATACCCGGGCGGTGGCCGAGAAGCGCTTCAAGTACGGCTCCTTCCTGTGGGCGCGCCTGGCTCGGGTCTATCCGGTCCATCTGGTCACGCTGGCCGCCACCTTGGCCATCTGGATGCTGGCCGTGAAACTGGGGGCGACCTTCGACCCCGTGGCGTTCGACCTGCGATCCTTGCCCCAACACCTGCTGCTGATCCATGCCTGGGGCACGACGCCCACCGTGCAGTGGAACTTCCCCTCCTGGTCGATCTCGGCCGAGTGGTTCGCTTATCTGGGCTTTCCACTGGCGGCGATGGCGTCGCTGGCCCTGCGCGCGCGACCGCGCTTGCTGGTGGGCCTGGCGCTGCTGCTGTTCGCCGCGATGTTCCTGAGCGCCAAGCGCCATGGCGTGCTCTTCACCGACATGACCGCCCAGATCGGCGCGATCCGGATCATCCCCAGCTTCCTGATGGGGGCTGCGCTGCATCGCCTCGGATCCTCGGTGACCTTGCCGGCCGGCTGGGCAGGGCCAGGGGCGCTGATCGCCACGGCCTGGATCGTGGTGGCCGCCACCCTGCGCCTGAGCGATCTCTACATCTGGCCGGCCCTGGCGCTCGTCATCTTCTGTCTGGCCGAGACCGCCAAGCAAGGTCGCGCCGGGCTGATGACCGCGCCGGCGATGGTCTATCTGGGCGAGGTGTCCTACGCGGTCTACATGACCCACCTGCCGGTCGACATCGCCTATTTCCACGCCCTGGTTCGCGTGGCTCCCAATCTCTCCGGCATCGGCGCGTTCGTGGGTTGGCTTGGCGTCTTTGTCGTCTGCCTGGCGGTGTCGGTGGCGGCCTATCATCTGGTCGAGCGACCGGCGCGCGACTGGCTGCGCGCCCACGATCCCTTCGCGCGGCGTCCGCTGCCCGAGCCGCGGCGAGAGCCGCTAATCTGA
- a CDS encoding TolC family protein, with protein MRLALLCAAAVLVAPSANASPLTYAQALDAAARSAPSLKASALKIDAAKAEVGPAGALPDPTLALGIDNFPVSGPLAGRLGADEMTMGRVGYAQDVPNSRKRAARVERAEAGVATASAEAVLEARQVRTAAAIAWIEADYAHRRLAAIDAILAQLEPLWSAAPSAVASGKSRPAQALAVQAARAALEDQRAEVQASEVRALAQLARWTGEDDPSTAGAPPPVEIDPAVLRAGLDRHPSLAIRDAAVGEARAGTRLAKAETSPDWGWDVAYQRRDPMFGDMVSAGVTVSLPLWKHTRQDPMIAARAADLGRAEAQREDTRRTLRAQLDSDLADHVMHHDQWLRARDRLVPLAKQRAELETAAYGAGTTGLSDVLDAFADLANAQLTALDREAAVAVDAARLTLTYGSDQ; from the coding sequence ATGCGCCTTGCCCTCTTGTGCGCGGCGGCCGTGCTGGTCGCGCCGTCCGCGAACGCCAGCCCCCTCACCTATGCCCAGGCCCTGGACGCGGCCGCGCGCTCGGCGCCCAGCCTCAAGGCCTCGGCGCTGAAGATCGACGCGGCCAAGGCCGAGGTCGGCCCGGCCGGCGCCCTGCCCGATCCGACGCTGGCGCTGGGGATCGACAACTTTCCGGTCTCGGGGCCGCTCGCCGGCCGCCTCGGCGCCGACGAGATGACCATGGGCCGCGTCGGCTACGCCCAGGACGTCCCCAATAGCCGCAAGCGCGCCGCCCGGGTCGAACGCGCCGAGGCTGGGGTGGCCACCGCCAGCGCCGAGGCCGTCCTGGAAGCTCGCCAAGTCCGCACGGCCGCCGCCATCGCCTGGATCGAGGCCGACTACGCCCATCGCCGCCTCGCGGCGATCGACGCCATTCTCGCCCAGCTCGAACCGCTATGGTCCGCCGCGCCATCGGCGGTCGCCTCGGGCAAGAGCCGTCCCGCGCAAGCCTTGGCGGTTCAGGCGGCGCGGGCGGCTCTGGAAGATCAGCGAGCCGAGGTCCAGGCCAGCGAGGTTCGCGCCTTGGCTCAGTTGGCCCGCTGGACCGGCGAAGATGATCCATCGACCGCCGGAGCGCCGCCACCAGTCGAAATCGACCCAGCAGTCCTGCGTGCCGGATTGGACCGCCATCCGTCCCTGGCCATCCGCGACGCCGCCGTCGGCGAAGCCCGCGCCGGAACGCGCCTGGCCAAGGCCGAGACTTCGCCCGACTGGGGCTGGGACGTTGCTTATCAGCGACGCGACCCGATGTTCGGCGACATGGTCTCGGCCGGCGTCACAGTCTCCCTGCCCCTCTGGAAACACACGCGTCAGGACCCGATGATCGCCGCCCGCGCCGCCGACCTGGGCCGCGCCGAGGCCCAGCGCGAGGATACGCGACGGACCTTACGCGCCCAGCTCGACTCGGATCTGGCCGATCACGTCATGCACCATGACCAGTGGCTCCGCGCCCGCGACCGGCTCGTCCCCTTGGCCAAGCAGCGGGCCGAGCTGGAGACCGCCGCCTACGGCGCTGGGACAACCGGCCTCTCCGATGTCCTCGACGCCTTCGCGGACTTGGCCAACGCCCAGCTGACCGCCCTCGACCGCGAGGCGGCCGTCGCCGTCGACGCCGCGCGCCTGACCCTCACCTACGGATCCGACCAATGA
- a CDS encoding periplasmic heavy metal sensor: MLKITRGLILTVILAFLAGAAGAWIGSCGLLPTRRPVSLHEMVHHELKLSADQDRQLDVLEQDFSVRRKAREAELRAANAQLAAAIQERHEYSPEVQAAVERFHAAMGALQLETVQHVLAMRKVLTPEQAEKFDRRVTQALTNEAP; the protein is encoded by the coding sequence ATGCTCAAGATCACCCGTGGCCTGATCCTCACCGTCATCCTGGCGTTCCTGGCCGGCGCGGCCGGGGCCTGGATCGGTTCCTGCGGTCTGCTGCCCACGCGCCGCCCGGTCTCGCTGCACGAGATGGTCCACCACGAACTGAAGCTGTCAGCGGACCAGGACCGCCAGCTCGACGTGCTCGAGCAGGATTTTTCAGTGCGTCGCAAGGCTCGCGAAGCCGAGCTGAGGGCCGCCAACGCCCAGCTGGCTGCCGCCATCCAGGAACGGCACGAATATTCGCCTGAGGTCCAGGCCGCCGTTGAACGCTTCCACGCCGCCATGGGCGCCCTGCAACTGGAAACCGTCCAGCACGTTCTGGCGATGCGTAAGGTGCTGACTCCCGAGCAGGCGGAGAAGTTCGATCGCCGCGTCACCCAGGCTCTCACGAACGAAGCGCCGTGA
- a CDS encoding DUF305 domain-containing protein has translation MDHSHDKHGPYLRLAVMTVLSFIAMYILMYAMVDKASSIHPSLNQAYMAGLMTAPMIVLELALMGMMYPKAGLNRALIATSLAIGILCFAAIRQQWLIGDREFLRSMIPHHSGAILMCGKAPIRDPEIRTLCAGIIEGQKKEIDQMSTMLAR, from the coding sequence ATGGATCATTCCCACGACAAGCATGGACCCTATCTTCGCCTGGCGGTGATGACCGTCCTGTCATTCATCGCCATGTACATCCTGATGTACGCCATGGTCGACAAGGCCTCGAGCATCCACCCCAGCCTAAACCAGGCCTACATGGCCGGGCTGATGACCGCACCGATGATCGTCCTGGAACTGGCCCTGATGGGGATGATGTATCCAAAGGCCGGCCTCAACCGGGCCCTGATCGCCACCAGCCTGGCGATCGGGATTTTGTGTTTTGCCGCTATTCGCCAGCAATGGCTGATCGGCGACCGCGAGTTCCTGCGCTCGATGATCCCTCACCATTCCGGCGCGATCCTGATGTGCGGCAAGGCCCCGATCCGCGATCCGGAAATCCGCACCCTTTGCGCCGGCATCATCGAGGGCCAGAAGAAGGAGATCGACCAGATGAGCACCATGCTGGCCCGCTGA
- the copD gene encoding copper homeostasis membrane protein CopD codes for METAVVLLRWAQYTAGFVLMGGAAFALYALPAQGPSSAATLGWPRRILCGSAVALLLTTVMGLIAQTAVVAGSLADALNLQTLSSVLTDMAMGPSSAIRAVVALLAALILLTLRPGAASWFVAALLGAIATASFAWMGHGAATEGSGALLHLVADILHLVAAAIWIGAIAFFIGLAARRGEPDRDQLTAFHVALAGFSGIGSGLVAVLLATGLVNSWFLVGPDGLGGLFSTLYGRLLLVKLAAFGAMLLLAAANRFRLTPALNAALEAPERAPAAVAELKRSLVIEAGAALTVLALVAWLGRLAPIVSQ; via the coding sequence ATGGAAACGGCGGTCGTCCTGCTGCGGTGGGCGCAATATACGGCGGGCTTCGTCCTAATGGGCGGCGCGGCTTTTGCGCTCTACGCACTCCCCGCTCAGGGGCCCTCCAGCGCTGCAACGCTGGGCTGGCCCCGACGCATCCTGTGTGGGTCGGCCGTCGCCCTGCTGCTGACGACGGTGATGGGCCTGATCGCCCAGACCGCGGTCGTCGCCGGTTCGCTGGCCGACGCCCTGAACTTGCAGACGCTCAGCTCGGTGCTGACCGACATGGCCATGGGTCCCTCCTCGGCCATCCGCGCGGTCGTCGCCTTGCTGGCCGCCCTGATCCTTCTGACGCTGCGGCCCGGCGCGGCTTCCTGGTTCGTCGCCGCCCTTCTGGGCGCGATCGCCACCGCCAGCTTCGCCTGGATGGGCCATGGGGCGGCCACCGAAGGGTCCGGCGCCCTGCTCCATCTGGTCGCCGATATCCTGCATCTGGTGGCCGCGGCCATCTGGATCGGCGCCATCGCCTTCTTCATCGGCCTGGCCGCACGTCGGGGTGAACCCGACCGCGACCAGCTCACGGCCTTTCACGTGGCTCTGGCCGGCTTCTCCGGCATCGGCTCGGGTCTGGTCGCCGTCCTCCTGGCCACGGGGCTGGTCAACAGCTGGTTCCTGGTCGGTCCGGACGGGTTGGGCGGCCTGTTCTCGACCCTTTACGGTCGTCTTTTGCTGGTGAAGCTGGCGGCGTTCGGAGCCATGCTGCTCCTGGCTGCGGCCAACCGCTTCCGGCTCACCCCGGCGCTCAATGCGGCGCTGGAGGCTCCGGAACGGGCGCCAGCGGCGGTGGCCGAACTCAAGCGCAGCCTCGTGATTGAGGCCGGCGCGGCGCTGACTGTCTTGGCGCTGGTAGCCTGGCTGGGGCGCCTTGCGCCCATCGTGTCCCAGTAG
- a CDS encoding copper resistance protein B, producing MKVSVLALLPVLWAGPVLAQQGGHDMSTMGGMKMDDMKPAASAPVAKKKAPAKKAAPVAKKRAPAKKPAAKAADPHAGHDMSGMSGMSGMAPAAPAAKPADPHAGHDMSGMGDMKMDAAKPAAAPMAGHDMSTMGDMKMDGMAPADAKPGAAMAMPAGHDMSAMSGGQGGMEMGAPPVAEHETPPPPPPVDYLADKVFDPGAMVRARKVLAGEHGGAQVSQVMASILERQVRSGADGYRWEGEAWFGGDINRFVVKTEGEGDRKGVDAGEVQLLYSRAMAPYTDLQFGLRQDVEPKSRTYLTAGFQTLLPYWVEASGAVFLSNKGNLLARVEGAYDLRLTQRLLLQPRAELNFAAQNIPETETGSGLSTAELGLRLRYEIRREFAPYIGVSYERSVGKTADLARAAGRDVSDTSFVVGLRAWF from the coding sequence ATGAAGGTTTCGGTTCTGGCTCTTCTGCCCGTTCTCTGGGCTGGCCCGGTGCTGGCCCAGCAAGGCGGCCACGACATGTCGACCATGGGCGGCATGAAGATGGACGATATGAAGCCGGCCGCTTCGGCGCCGGTCGCCAAGAAGAAGGCCCCCGCCAAGAAAGCCGCGCCGGTCGCCAAGAAAAGGGCGCCGGCCAAGAAGCCGGCCGCCAAGGCGGCCGACCCTCATGCCGGGCACGACATGTCCGGGATGAGCGGCATGAGCGGCATGGCCCCCGCCGCGCCGGCGGCCAAGCCGGCCGATCCGCACGCTGGCCATGACATGTCGGGCATGGGCGACATGAAGATGGACGCGGCCAAGCCCGCCGCCGCCCCGATGGCCGGCCACGACATGTCGACCATGGGCGACATGAAGATGGACGGTATGGCGCCGGCCGACGCCAAGCCCGGCGCGGCGATGGCGATGCCCGCTGGCCATGACATGTCCGCGATGAGCGGCGGGCAGGGCGGCATGGAGATGGGCGCGCCTCCGGTCGCCGAGCACGAGACGCCCCCGCCGCCCCCGCCGGTCGATTACCTGGCCGACAAGGTCTTCGATCCGGGCGCGATGGTCCGGGCGCGCAAGGTGCTGGCCGGTGAACACGGCGGCGCCCAGGTCTCGCAGGTGATGGCCAGCATCCTGGAGCGCCAGGTTCGCTCCGGCGCGGACGGTTATCGCTGGGAAGGCGAGGCCTGGTTCGGCGGCGACATCAATCGCTTCGTCGTCAAGACCGAGGGTGAAGGCGACCGCAAGGGCGTCGACGCTGGCGAAGTACAGCTTCTCTATTCACGCGCCATGGCGCCCTATACCGACCTGCAGTTCGGCCTGCGCCAGGATGTGGAGCCCAAGTCGCGCACCTATCTGACGGCCGGCTTCCAGACCCTGCTGCCCTATTGGGTGGAGGCCAGCGGCGCGGTCTTCCTGTCCAACAAGGGAAACCTGCTGGCGCGGGTCGAAGGCGCCTACGATCTGCGCTTGACCCAGCGCTTGCTGCTGCAGCCTCGCGCCGAGCTCAACTTCGCCGCCCAGAACATCCCCGAAACCGAAACGGGTTCGGGTCTGTCGACGGCCGAGCTGGGGCTTCGCCTGCGCTACGAAATCCGCCGCGAGTTCGCGCCCTATATCGGCGTCTCCTACGAGCGCTCGGTCGGCAAGACCGCCGATCTGGCGCGCGCGGCCGGACGCGACGTCAGCGACACCAGCTTCGTCGTCGGCCTGCGGGCCTGGTTCTAG